The following DNA comes from Oncorhynchus masou masou isolate Uvic2021 chromosome 21, UVic_Omas_1.1, whole genome shotgun sequence.
cgtaaaaaaaacaaaaaactgcatagtttcctaggaagcGAAGCGAGGCGgacatctctgtcggcgccggaacaaTAGGTGATGATCCCGATGTTAATGTGAGACTATTGAAACGTAACTTTCAGTGTTTTATTGTTATTAATATAGTTTACAGAGTGCTAAAAGtgctgctgttgctagctagcatgccTTTCTGTGATGCAGACGGTTTGCTGAGCTGCCCACTGGTGCTGCATTATGGGAGATGTAGTTTTGTGCTCTACGGTCTGAATGGGATAGAGGCGATTTCACGTTCTAACTTGTTTGTGTTGCAGTGTTTTTGTACATGAGTTGTTGTATTTTGGGACTGTCAACACTGAAAGCACCTCGCAATGTATTGGGGATGTGAGACAGGATATGTGTTTTACCTTTCTTCATGCTCCTGTGTAGAACAACTTGTCAGATGGTGCATTGGAGACTgatgtgttcctgtcctgtcttttCACAATACTATTGCAGATCAACataagccagcagcataccaccctgcataccactgctggcttgcttttgaagctaagcagggttggtcctggtcagtccctggaagGGAGACCAAATGCTGCTGGAattggtgttggagggccagtaggaggcactctttcatctggtcaaaaaaatatcccaataccccagagcagtgattggggacactaccCTGTATAGGGTGTTGTCTTTTGgctgggatgttaaacgggtgtcctgactctctgaggtcactctcctctctgcacagaccatacaaacgctccacaccgcgtggccgcggccaccctaatctggtggtcccagcgcgcacgacccacgtggagttccaggtctccggtagcctctggaactgccgatctgcggacaacaaggcagagttcatctcagcctatgcctccctccagtccctcgacttcttggcactgacggaaacatggatcaccacagataacattgctactcctactgctctctcttcgtccgcccacgtgttctcgcacaccccgagagcttctgttcagcggggtggtggcaccgggatcctcatctctcccaagtggtcattctctctttctccccttacccatctgtctatcgcctccagatgaaatctcgcttcttgtgacggccggccgcccaacaacctgcccgcttgaccctatcccctcctctcttctccagaccatttccggagaccttctcccttacctcacctcgctcatcaactcatccctgaccgctggctacgtcccttctgtcttcaagagaacgagagttgcaccccttctgaaaaaacctacactcgatccctccgatgtcaacaactacagaccagtatcccttctttcttttctctccaaaactcttgaacgtgccgtccttggccagctctcccgctatctctctcagaatgaccttcttgatccaaatcagtcaggtttcaagactagtcattcaactgagactgctcttctctgtatcacggaggcgctccgcactgctaaagctaactctctctcctctgctctcatccttctagacctatcggctgccttcgatactgtgaaccatcagatcctcctctccaccctctccgagttgggcatctccggcgcggcccacgcttgattgcgtcctacctgacaggtcgctcctaccaggtggcgtggcgagaatctgtctcctcgccacgcgctctcaccactggtgtcccccagggctctgttctaggccctctcctattctcgctatacaccaagtcacttggctctgtcataacctcacatggtctctcctatcattgctatgcagacgacacacaattaatcttctcctttcccccttctgatgaccaggtggcgaatcgcatctctgcatgtctggcagacatatgacggatgacggatcaccacctcaagctgaacctcggcaagacggagctgctcttcctcccggggaaggactgcccgttccatgatctcgccatcacggttgacaactccattgtgtcctcctcccagagcgctaagaaccttggcgtgatcctggacaacaccctgtcgttctcaactaacatcatggcggtggcccattcctgtaggttcatgctctacaacatccgcagagtacgaccctgcctcacacaggaagcggcgaaggtcctaatccaggcacttgtcatctcccgtctggattactgcaactcgctgttggctgggctccctgcctgtgccattaaacccctacaactcatccagaacgccgcagcccgtctggtgttcaaccttcccaagttctctcacgtccccccactcctccgctctctccactggcttccagttgaagctcgcatccgctacaagaccatggtgcttgcctacggagctgtgaggggaacggcaccgcagtacctccaggctctgatcaggccctacacccaaacaagggcactgcgttcatccacctctggcctgctcgcctccctaccactgaggaagtacagttcccgctcagcccagtcaaaactgttcgctgctctggccccccaatggtggaacaaactccctcacgacgccaggacagcggagtcaatcaccaccttccggagacacctgaaaccccacctcttcaaggaatacctaggataggataagtaatccttctcaccccccttaaatgatttagatgcactattgtaaagtggctgttccactggatgtcagaaggtgaattcaccaatttgtaagtcgctctggataagagcgtctgctaaatgacttaaatgtaaatgtaaattaaagatcccatgacactGATCGTAAGAGTAAAGATGTTAACCCTTAAGGTCCTGGCtcaattcccaatctggccctcaaaccatctcagtcacctaataatccccagtttacaattgtctcattcatccccctcctctcccctgtaactattccccaggtcattgctgaaaatgagaacgtgttctcagtcaacttacctggtaaaataacggataaataaatataaataaaaaatgtattcattAAAATAATATGGGGTGGAAGCTATTGACGTTTTAAGAAAGTATTTTTAATATAAAGTCAATTTAAGTTGGTAGAATATCACCAAAgtcaaaaaatacaaaaatacaaaatgtatTGCTATTGATTGGAGGCATGAGGTCCCTGAACCAATAAGAGTTAGTTTTACTCATGAAAGTCATATGGGGTGGAAGATATTAAGATTTGTTTTTATGTAAAGTGAATTTATATTTATAGAAAATTCTTAGTGAGAAAATACAaaacttgttgttgttgattggaGGGATGAGGTTCCTGAACCAATAACAGTTGGTTGTATTCATGAAATAAATATGGGGTGGAAGATGTTGATGTTTTTATTGTAaagtgatttattttaccttttgtaGATTTTACAGAAGTAAAAAATATGTAACTAATTGCATTCGAGAGAAAAGGTCTCTTTACAGTGTCAAATTTGTTTGAGATCTCTGTCATGTAGTTGAGAAGGTATTGACCTTTTTCAATTACAGGCAATTGTATGCGATGCAGTTTTAAGGCGGTCCCTTAACCCTCTGAGCAGAGGATGGCACATTTTGTAGCTACATTTCACCTCCAACAAGGGAATATGACACCGAATTGGAAAAACAAGGGTTGAAACTTATTCACTATCATCAGACGAGTTAGAATATtacattgatatatatatatatatatatatatatatatatatgtatatgtgtgtgtgtgtgtgtgtgtgtgtatatatatatatatatatattatatgagGAATTGAAGAGCAAAGTCTGAATCTTTAATATAAAGCGAACTTCACCGCTGTAAAACAATGTATGATTGAATCATTCAATTTTGATTCACCAATAAAAACGGTGAGCTAATCTTTTAATAATAATgtatcaaccctgttacctatagagAGACAATCTAGAAATGTTTAAACTATTTACATGTGTTTGGTAAGCTTGcattccattccccctgtcacatgGGGATCTATGGTTGATTCTAGATGAAATAGTCAactctgttacagtcaaccctgtcactttatttggcacttaacaGGCACTTGCTATAGTCTGTATTTGTTACTCTTGAGATGGGAaacatgttttatattaagttgaacatgtgctctttatgacagaatgttagaatTAGGTGAAATAAAAGTTACACTCCCCAAAAGGTACTCAATTGGTGGAATGACCCAAGTACTGAACTGGAGGTGTGAGAGCTAACGATGTGTCTACTGTTGCTCTCTCCTCAGATTCTTAGAGAAGCTATTTCAATCTGATATTTCTCCTATGGTCTAACATAGATGTGTATAGAGGACTCCTCTCTAATATAACATGTCACACATTGTATCAAACTGATGGAATGTCAGGTGTCTCATTGAAAGTCTAACATCTACCATGACTACTGGATGTTTCAATTCTAATAAATAACAAAACAATCCACACCGTAACAACAATATTGCTTTAAAAAAATGCTTTTATTAAAGAGTAAAACTTTGCAAACAAAAATGACACCATCAAACATCACTGGCCTGAGCAGCTCTGCCCGGGGATGGAGCCAGCAACTTAGCTGCTACCGGTCCGGTCCAGGCTACCTGCAGACCTCCTCCCAGACCTCCTTTTCAGCACCTCCCCTTAATTAACAGGAGAGGTGGTGGAAATGATCAGAGTTGCATTCAACTTGAATAAAGATGAGAAACTCTGGTCTGTGGAGCCACTGGTCAGAGGGGAGGACTTCTGTTAAAACCATTTCCATTTGGGGATATTTTCTAGGACTGTAGAGGTGGTGATCAGAGATGAATTTAACTTGGATAAAGCTGGGAGTCTCTGTTCTGGGGAGGAGGGTCACTGACCTTAGATGGTTTGTTGCCTGATAAAGAGGATACTTGCTGGCTTGAGGAGACTATAATGTTTTGAGGAGGAAATGTGGCTTGATGacttaaagaggaggaggaattattGGGCGACACTTTTAATTACCAACGTAACCTCAGTGGAACTGTGGCTTCATCGAGTTCCAGCTCTAGGCAGACAGCACGTCAGGAAGGCTGTAAGACATCACAGAGACAGGTAAGTATCTATATATTTACATGTGTGTTGCATGTACATTAAACCCTCACATTTGGATAATGTCACTTTTTAAAGTGATGACATGTATATTAACAGTGTAAAACATGAATAGATGTTTAAACATTCTTTACCCCATCCTAATTTTCTTCCAGATGCTTGGCTTTTTCTTGTTCTTGGAGGTTGGCTCTGATGTTTCAACCTCTTCTGGAGCTTTTCGCTGCTGGCTGTCTGGCCCCTCCTGTTGGTTCTCTGGCCCCTTCTGCTGGTTCTCTGAACTCCCCTCCTGGTTCTCTGCCCATGCCTGTTGCCTCCTTGGCCCCTCCTGCTGGCCATCTCCAGATGCAACAGGCTCTTGGCTTACTTGTTGGCCTGTCGCCCACCCCGGCAATTCCTGACCTTGGTTGTAGTCGTGGCTGTGTTGGGTGGTTGGACACCGGGTGATGTACTGGGTGCTGAACTTCTGGATTTGCTCATCAGCCTCCAGATTAATCTGCTCCAGGTACTTTTCCTtcatcttctccctctcctccttcagttgTTGATGAGTGTGTTTTTTAAGCAGCGACTGCACTCTCCACTGCTTATTGAAGTCCTCCAacttcttccttctctcctcagcctccagcagctccttcctcttctccctctctctctctgcccgggTCATGGTTAGCCTTATGGGTCCAGGGATGACTGGAAGGGGAGAAGAAGTAGAGTTCTCATTCAACTTTGTGGATCTGGTGTCAACTTAAATGTAATGGACACAGGGAATGAGGAATAGAAAACCCAGTTGGATCTCAATGATTCTTTACTCTTCTCATTTGAGCATGGTATGGAATTTGTTAATAAATTAAAATAATTCCCATCCCGAATTCACCTGACCCAAAGTTTAatatgagtcccaaatggcacctattctTTGTAAAGTGCCAGGGCCGGCCCTAGACATATGCGATTGCTTAGGGCCCCATGGCAACAAGGGGCCCCCTGACCCCCCAAAAACGTTTTTGGTCAAATTACCCAGCGGCCTTCAACTACAGTGAGCCCCCATTAATTTTGTTAGTCAATTTCATTCAGATATTATCTTAACATgccataagtcatggcaaaatgtgtagaattgaaggaaattagctttaaaacggctaattcttctctccaccccatgggaaaatgtgtagaattgcagcaaactggCTTAAAAAATGCAATATGTTCTCGACATCCCGTTGCAAAGTGTAGATTGGGAGGAAATGTAGTCAAAAACCTGAACAAAATGTTTCTTAGGGCCTCAAAAGGCTatgatgcactactttagaccagaatcaTTGAGATCCAGTTAAGTTTTCCATTCTAAATTCCCTGTGTACAGTACATTTAAGTTGATACCAGATCAGCTTGACCATTTTGGACAGTAGTTTTATATTGAAACAATGATGCAACATGATGACTGGTGTGGAACGTATGTGTGTAGAGGAGACTACAGAGGATGATGTCATAAGCAGAGGGAAAACAGGTCTTACCTATGTGGACGATCTTATCGCCCTCCTCAGCTTCTCTCTGACAGGTTCTCTCTATCTTTTTGAGGTTCCTCTTCTCCCACTTCTTGTTTATCCAGCCCACGGCTCTCCTTCGGATACTTTTGTCAGGTGGGAGAATGTCCTCCTTGtcatcttccttctcctcctcctcttcagtgTCCTCTAAGTCACCCCTCTTGTTCTCAAGCATCTCCCTTCTTTCCTCTTCCGACATCTCCTCTTTTTTCTTTACCTCTaaaatcttctctctctctctgattaaaGATAAATGGCCTTCAatggctctctttctctgctcctctctctcttcctctctctgcctctcctcctctctaattctGAACATTTCTTTCTGTCTAGCAATTTCAATCTCTCGTTTTTTATCCTGCTCCTCTTGTTGTCTTGCCCTCTCCTGTTTTCTTTCCATCTCCAGCCGtctttcctccttctccctcctgatTTGTTGTCCTCTTTCTATGTGTTCTCGTTCCCCCTTCAACACTTCTAACCTCCTCTCTTTACGCCTATTGAAGACTTCCCGTGCTTTTGCTTTAACATTAACTACGACATGTTTCTTCATGCTTacatcctttcctctctcttctctttccctgtaCTCTTCCTCTGCTTCCTTAATCACTTCCTGcttttcttccatctctctctcctgttctatctcCAGTTCATTCTGTCCCTCAACTTCCCCCAAAATATTTTTCTGCCCCTCCTTTCTTCTTCCtgcttcctccctttctctcataatcatattttctctctccatctctttctgttgCTGATCTTTtaattccatctctctctgattctcattgcctttctccatttctttctccttctctttttgtttctgtctctcctcttgttgttgtcgtctctgtatctcttctatctctctctgtctcttgttcaccctctctcttccctccttctccatgtCAATTTGCTTCTGTTTCCATATATCTTCTTCTTGATCTCTCTCAAACattatctttctctcctcttgttgttgtcgtctctctttctccctttctctttcttcctcttccatctctatttgcttctgtttacatctttcttcttcaatctctctctgtctctcttcttctatttccataattttctgtctcttctccattctcttccttttggtctctctctgtctctctttctccctttctctttcttcctcttccatctctatttgcttctgtttacatctttcttcttcaatctttctttcaatctctctctgtctctcttcttctatttccataattttctgtctcttctccattctcttccttttggtctctctctgtctctctttctccctttctcgttcttcctcttccatctctatttgcttctgtttacatctttcttcttcaatctctctttcaatctctctctgtctctcttcttctatttccataattttctgtctcttctccattctcttccttttggtctctctctgtctctctttctccctttctcgttcttcctcttccatctctatttgcttctgtttacatctttcttcttcaatctctctttcaatctctctctgtctctcttcttctctttccataattttctgtctcttctccattctcttcctttcaatctgtctctgtctctctttctccctctctctttcttcctcttccatctctatttgcttctgtttacatctttcttcatcgttctctctttcaatctgcctctgtctctctttttccctctctcgttcttcctcttccatctctatttgcttctgtttacatctttcttcttcaatctctctttcaatctctctctgtctctcttcttctatttccataattttctgtctcttctccattctcttccttttgatctctctctgtctctctttctccctttctccttcttcctcttccatctctatttgcttctgtttacatctttcttcttcaatctctctttcaatctctctctgtctctcttcttctctttccataattttctgtctcttctccattctcttcctttcaatcggtctctgtctctctttctccctctctctttcttcctcttccatctctatttgcttctgtttacatctttcttcatcgttctctctttcaatctctctctgtctctcttcttctatttccataattttctgtctcttctccattctcttcctttcaatctgtctctgtctctctttctccctctctctttcttcctcttccatctctatgtGCTTCTGTTTgcgtctctcttcttcttctctctccatctccttcttcttctcatcttcttgttgtctctgttttagtgttttctccattctctttctttctacctCTTTCTGTTTGTTGTCCTCACCCTCCATCTTATCCTCCGTGTCCATTTGGTTCTGTTTCCATTTATATTTGTCTGTTTCCATATTTTCTAATTCTATCCGCTGTTCCTTGATTTTCTTGAAGACTTCCTCCAATTCAGACGTCTTTTTGTCATTGATGaggtctgtctccatctccatctctctctccactctatttTTCATCTCCTCTTCACTTCGTCTCCaatcattttttctctctctgtctctatcaaatGTTCTCTCTGGTTGAGTCTCGTCTTTCAATCTAATCTCTTCTTTCATTCTCACAACCTCTCTGTCTAACACTAGGACATTTTGGTtaacctgtttcactctctcattctgtcttctAAACGCTTCTTTCGCTCTTTCAAATTTGATTTTGTATTGAATCTCTTTTGTTGTCATTTCTTCTTTcagtctctcaacctctctctctaactcttttaCCTTTTCGTTAACCAGTTTGTCTTTCTCATTCTCTGCAATACGcacgtctctttctctttcaaatGTTATTTCCTTCTcaatctctttcaatctctcaatctctcgttCTAACGCTTTTATCGTTTCTTCTGCCTGTTCCACTTTCTTCTTCATTTCTTGACTTTCCAATTCTGCttttatctctctttccctctctctttccctctctcttcctgtatcAATAGGTTTGTTGTTCCAGGCCAGTCTTGGTCGCTGATCCTCCATGACTTTCTGCCATAGCCTCAATCTCTCAATCTCTTGCTTCATTTTAAAAGGTAAAATTAGTGATAATCTATGACCAAGACATACTTTCAATGGATTTGCAGAGAATGATACACAGAAATACAACCTAGAGCTTGGTAATTGAATCAAACACTGGACAACATCAATAGCAGGGTCATTTTGATCAATTCATCTGGACAATTCATTGTCAATTAATGTATTATCATGGTTTGAAAAAATGGAGACATTTTATGGAATCAATTATGTCCAAAATGTgtacaaatacaaacacacaaccCTCTTGCCCATTCAGTTTTGGGTTTGAGAAATTCCTGTTACAATTTGTGTGATGTTACAACAATGTTGCCTCTGATGTTTATGCTTGTAGAAATGACTCCTACAGATGATGCTTCACTAATGCAACTATTTCCAACCTGCACAGATACagttatcaacaacaacaacagtaatgaCGTTAATAAGGAAGTGGATATTCAACCGGCAGAAGAAAGGCAGAGGGGTTGAGATAAATGAAGGTTAGGTTCAGGACCCAGGgttgggttaaggtaaaggttaggtatagtttcagtgaggttaaggtaagggttaaggaaaGGAATACAAGTTAACATTGGGTTAGCGTACCGCTGTCTGCCACTATTCATTTTCAGCTGGGTGAATATACACTGCCTTTTAATAATAACAATGACATGTCTTACGTGGGCCAGTTGTAGGTCCACCATCAGTAGATCCAGCAGTTGTTTGAGTCTGTGGATCTCCTGCATTTTCCTTTGGTTATCCTTCGTTTCTGtagctctctctgcctccctcggtctctctccctcccactgtctctctgcctccctctgtctctctgcctccctctgtctctctccctcccactgtctctctgcctccctctgtctctctgcttccctctgtctctttgcctctctcaggctctctgcctccctctgtctctctgcttccctctggctctctgcctctctctggctctctgcctccctctggctctctgcctccctcagtcTCAGGATCTCAGCCTTCCACTCTTTCATGATACCCCTTTctactcttcttctcctcctttcatcTTGTAAAAGGGCTCGGAGATGGTCTGTCTCAGACTGTAATTGTTCAATGA
Coding sequences within:
- the LOC135507537 gene encoding golgin subfamily A member 6-like protein 6 — encoded protein: MFERDQEEDIWKQKQIDMEKEGRERVNKRQREIEEIQRRQQQEERQKQKEKEKEMEKGNENQREMELKDQQQKEMERENMIMREREEAGRRKEGQKNILGEVEGQNELEIEQEREMEEKQEVIKEAEEEYREREERGKDVSMKKHVVVNVKAKAREVFNRRKERRLEVLKGEREHIERGQQIRREKEERRLEMERKQERARQQEEQDKKREIEIARQKEMFRIREEERQREEEREEQRKRAIEGHLSLIREREKILEVKKKEEMSEEERREMLENKRGDLEDTEEEEEKEDDKEDILPPDKSIRRRAVGWINKKWEKRNLKKIERTCQREAEEGDKIVHIVIPGPIRLTMTRAEREREKRKELLEAEERRKKLEDFNKQWRVQSLLKKHTHQQLKEEREKMKEKYLEQINLEADEQIQKFSTQYITRCPTTQHSHDYNQGQELPGWATGQQVSQEPVASGDGQQEGPRRQQAWAENQEGSSENQQKGPENQQEGPDSQQRKAPEEVETSEPTSKNKKKPSIWKKIRMG